One part of the Candidatus Stygibacter australis genome encodes these proteins:
- a CDS encoding DUF4040 domain-containing protein → MILAIIIVLGVLMLVAAFLALYLKDLLSAIIAAGAISLMASVIYIILAAPDVAMTEAAIGSGLTTIVFLYALHLVKKEQGEKK, encoded by the coding sequence ATGATCTTAGCAATAATTATTGTGTTAGGAGTTCTTATGCTGGTGGCTGCGTTTCTGGCTTTATATCTTAAAGACCTGCTTTCGGCAATTATTGCTGCTGGTGCAATCAGCTTGATGGCAAGCGTTATCTATATCATACTCGCTGCACCTGATGTGGCTATGACTGAAGCGGCTATTGGGTCAGGACTCACTACTATAGTATTTCTTTATGCTCTGCATCTGGTGAAAAAAGAACAGGGGGAGAAAAAATGA
- the mnhG gene encoding monovalent cation/H(+) antiporter subunit G: MLIAGAIISLVGAIFLFLGALGVLRMPDLYNRMQAGTKATTLGSILFMLGLGIGYYNQICICKIILLLLFVIFTNPISSHALARAGHFYGIRLIKKSVLDALHDAEKEGEL, from the coding sequence ATGTTGATCGCTGGAGCAATAATCAGCCTGGTAGGAGCAATATTCCTTTTTCTGGGAGCTTTGGGAGTGCTGCGGATGCCTGATCTTTATAACCGTATGCAGGCAGGAACAAAAGCCACTACATTGGGTTCAATCCTGTTTATGCTGGGACTTGGTATTGGTTATTATAATCAGATCTGTATATGTAAGATAATTCTGCTATTGCTATTTGTGATATTTACTAACCCTATTTCATCACATGCACTGGCTCGGGCTGGACATTTTTATGGGATCCGTCTCATAAAGAAATCAGTACTTGATGCTTTGCATGATGCTGAGAAAGAGGGGGAATTATGA
- a CDS encoding monovalent cation/H+ antiporter complex subunit F, whose protein sequence is MAETIYMIAGLIALVGIVIAFVRLILGPTAADRTVAIDAMTIITISLITWLGYMQGRKIYLDVAMVYALISFIGVVAVARYLERGL, encoded by the coding sequence TTGGCTGAAACAATATATATGATCGCCGGACTCATTGCTCTGGTAGGAATTGTGATCGCATTTGTTCGCTTGATACTGGGACCAACTGCTGCGGATAGAACTGTAGCCATTGATGCAATGACAATAATCACCATTTCACTGATAACCTGGCTGGGTTATATGCAGGGTAGAAAGATCTATCTTGATGTGGCAATGGTTTATGCACTTATTAGCTTCATTGGTGTTGTTGCAGTAGCAAGATACCTGGAAAGGGGGTTATAA
- a CDS encoding Na+/H+ antiporter subunit E: MKAIKRFLFTFVFLFILWMLLAGLDYQELILGAGISLLISLLFSRHTGIYGEFRFSVKAFIYGILYIFVFLGALIKSNIDVALRVIQPVIPINPGIVHVKTTLKSPLARLVLANSITLTPGTLTVETSGEDFYIHWIDVKAADESGATEAIVKNFEKYLEVIFG; encoded by the coding sequence ATGAAAGCAATCAAAAGATTTTTATTCACATTTGTCTTTCTCTTTATTCTCTGGATGCTGCTGGCAGGACTGGATTATCAGGAGCTGATACTTGGTGCAGGTATTTCGCTATTGATAAGTTTACTATTTAGCAGGCATACAGGCATATATGGAGAATTCAGATTCAGTGTGAAGGCGTTTATTTATGGCATCCTTTACATTTTTGTATTTTTGGGTGCCCTGATCAAGTCCAATATTGATGTGGCATTGCGAGTGATCCAACCTGTAATACCTATCAATCCTGGTATCGTGCATGTGAAAACTACATTAAAAAGCCCTTTAGCGCGTTTAGTGCTGGCAAACTCCATTACATTAACTCCAGGAACATTAACAGTGGAAACCTCAGGTGAAGATTTTTATATTCACTGGATAGACGTAAAAGCAGCAGATGAATCAGGGGCTACAGAAGCAATTGTAAAGAATTTTGAAAAATACCTGGAGGTGATCTTTGGCTGA